Proteins from one Phyllobacterium zundukense genomic window:
- a CDS encoding DUF2267 domain-containing protein yields the protein MDELIARISANVGTDPDTARKAVGLILAFLQKEAPADKVEQLIAGVPGAEAAIAEANNSGGGLSGLMPGVMGLGSKLMGIGLGMGEITGISKETIAFAREKAGSGPVDEVVNSIPGLSQFV from the coding sequence ATGGATGAACTTATCGCGCGCATTTCCGCCAATGTCGGCACCGATCCGGATACGGCTCGCAAGGCTGTCGGCCTCATTCTGGCATTCCTGCAGAAAGAAGCGCCGGCCGACAAGGTTGAGCAGTTGATTGCCGGCGTTCCCGGTGCTGAAGCGGCCATTGCCGAAGCCAACAACAGCGGCGGCGGACTTTCCGGCCTGATGCCGGGCGTCATGGGCCTCGGTTCCAAGCTGATGGGCATCGGCCTTGGCATGGGCGAAATCACCGGAATTTCCAAGGAAACCATTGCTTTTGCTCGTGAAAAGGCCGGCAGCGGGCCGGTCGACGAAGTTGTGAATTCCATTCCGGGTTTGAGCCAGTTCGTTTAA
- a CDS encoding helicase HerA-like C-terminal domain-containing protein: MADDSIFLGASRKPDDTYQQAESLLLKFGNRHGLVTGATGTGKTVSLQVLAEGFSKAGVPVFCADIKGDLSGIGAKGEDKDFLVKRAADVKLDPYEHSASPVIFWDIFGEQGHPIRATISEMGPLLLSRLMNLTEAQEGVLNIAFKIADEEGLLLLDMKDLQSLLVNIAERAEEISARYGNVTKPSVGAIQRSLLVLEQQGGTKFFGEPALKIADIMRTDTNGRGLVSVLAADKLMMNPRLYSTFLLWLLSELFEELPEIGDPEKPRLVFFFDEAHLLFNEAPKALLTRVEQVVRLIRSKGVGVFFISQNPLDVPETVLAQLGNRVQHALRAYTPREQNAVKTAADTFRANPAFNTFEAITNLATGEALVSTLADKGVPSMVQRTLIRPPAGRIGPLTSDERQTLINASPVAGLYDEMVDRESAYELLQKKAAQTKTEAEAAQEASADSTGGWRLPDFLGGEPKTGPRGGQVRGRQTVAEAAMKSVVRSVGGSLGRALVRGILGSLSRR; encoded by the coding sequence ATGGCCGATGACAGTATTTTCCTTGGTGCAAGCCGCAAGCCCGACGATACCTACCAACAGGCAGAATCATTGCTGCTGAAATTCGGCAACCGGCATGGCCTGGTCACCGGCGCAACCGGTACGGGTAAGACGGTCTCGCTACAAGTACTGGCTGAAGGCTTTTCGAAAGCCGGCGTTCCGGTTTTCTGCGCCGACATCAAGGGCGATCTTTCGGGCATCGGCGCCAAGGGCGAAGACAAGGATTTTCTCGTCAAGCGCGCCGCTGACGTCAAACTCGATCCTTACGAGCATTCTGCCTCGCCGGTGATCTTTTGGGATATTTTCGGCGAGCAGGGACATCCGATCCGCGCCACGATTTCGGAAATGGGTCCCTTGCTGCTCTCTCGCCTGATGAACCTGACAGAAGCGCAGGAAGGCGTGCTCAACATTGCCTTCAAGATCGCTGACGAGGAGGGGCTGCTGCTCCTGGACATGAAGGATCTGCAATCGCTGCTCGTCAATATCGCGGAACGTGCCGAAGAAATCTCCGCCCGCTATGGGAATGTCACGAAGCCGTCGGTCGGTGCGATCCAGCGCTCGCTGCTGGTACTGGAACAGCAGGGCGGGACGAAATTCTTCGGCGAGCCGGCGCTGAAGATCGCCGACATCATGCGCACTGACACAAACGGCCGCGGTCTGGTCAGCGTCCTTGCCGCCGACAAGCTGATGATGAACCCTCGGCTCTATTCGACATTCCTGCTCTGGCTGTTGTCGGAACTCTTCGAGGAACTGCCGGAAATCGGCGATCCGGAAAAGCCGCGCCTGGTGTTCTTCTTCGACGAGGCGCACCTGCTCTTCAACGAAGCGCCGAAAGCGTTGCTAACCCGCGTCGAGCAGGTGGTGCGCCTGATCCGCTCCAAGGGCGTCGGCGTGTTCTTCATCTCGCAAAACCCGCTGGACGTACCGGAGACGGTGCTGGCGCAGCTCGGCAACCGCGTGCAGCATGCGCTTCGGGCCTATACGCCGCGCGAGCAGAATGCGGTGAAGACCGCAGCCGACACCTTCCGCGCCAACCCTGCCTTCAACACATTTGAAGCGATCACCAATCTCGCCACCGGCGAGGCGCTGGTTTCGACGCTGGCCGACAAGGGCGTTCCCTCCATGGTGCAGCGGACATTGATCCGCCCTCCGGCAGGACGCATCGGGCCGCTGACCAGCGACGAGCGCCAGACACTGATCAATGCGAGCCCGGTAGCTGGTCTCTATGACGAGATGGTCGACCGCGAATCCGCCTATGAGCTTTTGCAGAAGAAGGCGGCGCAGACGAAGACCGAGGCGGAGGCGGCGCAGGAGGCCAGCGCCGATAGCACTGGCGGCTGGAGGCTGCCCGATTTCCTCGGTGGCGAACCGAAGACCGGCCCGCGTGGGGGCCAAGTAAGAGGCCGCCAGACCGTGGCCGAAGCCGCGATGAAATCCGTCGTCCGCTCCGTCGGGGGCTCGCTCGGCCGCGCGCTGGTGCGCGGAATATTG
- a CDS encoding SDR family oxidoreductase gives MNMLMGKTAIVTGASSGIGYETARLFAGEGANVVLAARRQQELDKLAALIEWDGGKAITLAGDVRDEAYAKSLVELAESTFGGLDIAFNNAGTNGEMGPTPDVSLEGWNEALNVNLTGAFLGAKYQIPALQRRGGGSLIFTSTFVGHTVGMPGTAAYAASKAGVIGLMKTLAAELGPQGIRVNAILPGGTATSMAEAWVDTPEKLAFVEGLHALKRRAMPEEIARSVLYLASDASSFTTGSAMLVDGGVSINRT, from the coding sequence ATGAACATGCTAATGGGAAAGACAGCCATTGTGACGGGAGCGAGTTCTGGCATCGGTTATGAAACCGCAAGACTCTTTGCTGGCGAAGGCGCCAATGTGGTTTTGGCCGCACGACGCCAGCAGGAACTCGACAAATTGGCGGCGCTCATCGAATGGGATGGTGGAAAAGCCATCACGCTCGCAGGTGACGTCCGTGATGAAGCCTATGCCAAGTCATTGGTTGAATTGGCGGAAAGTACCTTTGGCGGACTTGACATTGCCTTCAACAATGCCGGCACAAATGGAGAAATGGGACCGACGCCGGACGTCTCGCTCGAAGGCTGGAACGAGGCGCTGAACGTCAATCTGACGGGCGCTTTCCTCGGAGCGAAATACCAGATTCCCGCGCTGCAAAGGCGTGGCGGTGGCTCCCTGATCTTCACTTCGACCTTTGTCGGCCACACGGTGGGAATGCCGGGCACGGCGGCCTATGCCGCTAGCAAGGCAGGGGTCATCGGTCTGATGAAAACACTCGCCGCAGAGCTTGGTCCGCAAGGGATCAGAGTCAATGCGATTCTGCCCGGCGGAACCGCAACCAGCATGGCGGAGGCCTGGGTCGATACGCCGGAAAAACTTGCTTTTGTTGAGGGATTGCATGCACTTAAGCGGCGAGCAATGCCTGAAGAAATCGCCAGGTCAGTGCTATATCTCGCGTCCGATGCGTCGAGTTTTACCACAGGCTCGGCCATGTTGGTCGACGGCGGTGTCTCGATCAACCGGACCTGA